TTACCTAATCCTTTACCTTGTTCTCCTAAATTATTACTTACAATAGTTAAATTTGATACATCTAGTTGTGTAAGTCCTTCAATAAGGCTTAGAGGTGCACCAATTAAACCAAACCCACCCACTAGTAACGTGTCGCCACTTTTTACAACTTCTAAAGCTTCTAATACGGAATCTTTAATTTTATTCATAACTTTTTCCTTTCAATTACATGATTAATAAAAATACTGAAATTATAATCCCAGAAACAAAGAATATCATTGAACAGTAACCCATAATATCTTTTACATCTAAGCCTGCAATGGCTAATAAAGGTAATGCCCAAAAAGGTTGAATTTGTGAAGACCAAGTGTCACCCCAAGCTAATCCGACCATTGTTGCTTCCACTGAAGCACCTAATTCAACTGCAGCTTCTAATGCAATTGGTCCTTGTATAGCCCATAAACCTCCTCCAGAAGGTATGAAGAAATTGATTAAAGAAGAACTATAAAAAGTAAATAGCGGAAGTGTATTAGCAGATGAAATGTCAATAAAAAACTGTGAAATAGTTGAAGCTAAGCCAGTTTCACGTAGCATCACCATGATAGCAGCATAAATAGGAAACTGTAATATCATACTATCTGCTGTTGCGGTAGCTGTTTTTATTGCATTAGCATAATTATTAGGTGTTCCATGCGCAAACATGCCTAAGACCATGAAAATCAATATAATTGAATTAATATCTAACCCTAAGAAACCAGCTTCACTAAAATAACCAACTAGATAAATTAATAAAATACCAGCAAAAAGCATCAAAATTATTTTACTATTATCAAAACGATCTGCAATCGATGTCTTCGCACCTTTAGCATTTCCAGATTCTTCTTGAGCTCTACGATCTGCTTCAATTATACTGGCATCAATTTCAATGCTTTCCTCAGCGCTAGGTACCATGAAATGATATACAAGAGGGATAACAATTAATAGTAAAATTGTCATTACAACATTTAATGGCATCAATAGAGTATCTGACAATGGAATTATTCCAGTTATATGTTCTGCTGCATGTCCTGGACTAGTTGGTCCTAAAAAAATAGATGAAGATGGCCCTCTAGCAATATTCCCACTATAAGCTGCTGCAACCAATATTGGATAATGAATTTTTTTACCATAATTAATAGTAGCTATTTCTTTTGCTAATAAAGCTCCTGCAACTAAACCAAATCCCCAGTGTAAATAGGTTGCTATATAGGATACAAAAGATGTAAAAACTACCGCAGAAACTCTATTTTTAGGAATTCTAGCTAAACGACGCAAAATACGTAAAATAATTGGTGAATTAGCAAAAGCATGCCCTGTCACAAGGATCAGTACCATTTGCATGGTAAAACCTAATAATTCAAAGAAACCTTCTCCCGAATAATTAACCATATCCATAAAAGAACTATCAGTAAAAACTAAACCGACAATAAAGACGATTAGAGCTAATAACAAGGCTAGAACATATGAACTTGGTAAATATTCTTGCATAATATAAACTAAACCATCTGTAATTTTTCTAAACCAACTTTTATTAGGATTAGTAGAATTACCAGTGCTACTTGTATTATTCAAATAATCACCTCATATAAACTCTCCCTATTAAGAAGTTCTCCTAATAGGGAAAATTAATTTTTTTCTGTAAAACTATAGTTTCTGATTAATAGAATTCACGCGCATATTTTTTAACTTTTTCAATATCAACTGTTAAACCGAAACCTGGTCCATCTGGCACAACTAATTCAAAATCTTTAACTTCTAGCTCTTCAACCGTTATACGATCTTTATACAAGAATTGACCAAATAGTTCAGTACCAAATTCAAAGTCATGGATAGTTGAGTAAACAGAAAGAGCCATAGCAGATCCTAAGCTGCTTTCAATCATAGTTCCACCATATAATCCGAGTCCAGCACCTTCAGCAATTCCTGCAACCTTTTTAGTTTCTAATAACCCACCATGTTTACATGGTTTTAAAGCAATACTATTTCCAGCTCTATTTTTAGCAATTCTGAATACATCATTTACATAAGTTGATGATTCATCTGCCATAATTGGCACATCAAAACGTTCAGTCAAACGGGACATAGCTTCATAATTCCAGACTGGCACAGGTTGTTCAATCATATTTACGCCATATTCTTCTAATTTCTTAATGCAACGAACAGAAGTATCTTCGTCCCAAGCTTGATTGATATCTACAGTAATTTTTGCTTGTTCACCAACTGCTTCAATAATTTTACGAACGTGTTCCACGTTTTCGTCTGGATCACCTTTACCAATTTTTAACTTGAAGATTTTATGACGTCTAATTTCTAATAAATGCTTAGCTTCTTCAATATCACGTTCAGTATTTCCTGATGCTAATGTCCAAGCTAAAGGAATTGATTGATGGATTTTTCCACCTAATAGCTCATAAGCAGGTACATTCTTTTGACGAGCAGCCAAGTCAATTAATGCCCCCTCAACAACGGCTTTAGAATAGTTGTTCCCTTTCGCAAAATGGTTGATTTCCCACATAATACGATTGAAGTCGGAAGCTTCACGTCCAATTACAAGATCTTTTAAATATGAATCGATGTTAACTTTAATTGCTTCTGGAGTTTGCTCACCGTAAGCAATCCCTCCTATGTTAGCAACTTCAGACCATCCTTCTGTACCGTCTTCATCAATAGCACGTCCAACAATGATAGCTTGACTTGTAATGGTAGTCATTGATAATTGGTGAGGACGAACTGTTTCCATGTCTAAAATGTATGTTTTAAAATCTTTAATAGTCATTAATATATCTTCCTTTAAAATTTTATTTTGTATCTAAATGATCACTTAATTCAAACCAAGTTGGTATTCCAGCTGTAAATATAATTACAAAACCTAAATCTACCAATTCAGCATCTGTCACTCCATTTGCTTTAGCTTCCACAATTGCTTGTTCAGCATCTTTCCCTCGCATCTCAGTTATATACATTCCAACATATGCCACATATTTCTTCTCTTTAGTAACAAATCCTTTTTCAAAAATTAAATCTCTAACCAATTCCCCTTCATTCAAACCATTAAGTACCTTCTGAAGAAAACTATGATTTTTAGTTGGTGTTTGTTTAATAATTTCCTCTAAAATCTCTTCTACAGATTGGTATGTTGGTTTTATCTCAAATTTAATTCCATCAGCTAATTGTAAATGAGCAGCTATGGCTTTTAATGAAATCTCTAATGACTTAAACCCACCATAAACATAAGAAACCAAAAAGTACTCAACTAATTCTTCAAAAGTTAATCCTTTAATTGTACCAGCTTCAGTATGAGCAACCATTGTTCGATCATACAATTTTCCAGCATTAACAGCTGCGATTAATACATCTTTTTCAACATCGGTTAAGACATCTGTTTTAAAAGCCTCTGACCTAAATTGTGTATAATACTCAAGCATTTTTGGATTATAGTCATGCATAACTTGAACCCAATTAGGTACCTGTCCATATACTTCTTTAAAATAATCGATTGCCGACAAGTTAATCCCCCCCTTCTATTAAAATACTATTGGTAACCAGAAATAAACTACTAAGATGATTCCAACAAATGAAGCCAATACAAATGGCGTTCCTACTTTAATTAACTCTGACATTTCAAAGTCGCCTTGACCATAGATAATCCCCATCAACGGTGTTCCGCTAGGTACGGTTGCTGCAAACCCAGCACCTAAAGCAGCTGCTGTCATTAACATAAAAGGATCATAGCCCATCGTTTGAGCAATAGATGCAGCAATCGGAATTACAATTGTTCCTGTAGCAGTATTTGGAGCAATTTGTGTAACTAACAGTGAAAAGCCTGTAACAATAGCAACCATCGTAAATTCAGAAGCTCCTTCAAAGAGCAACAGCTGTTCACCTAACCAAGATGCTAAGTCTGTTCCTGTAAAACCAGCAGCAACAGCCATACCACCCATTAACATTAGAATAACTGCCCAAGGCATCTTAGAAACAGAATCATTGTTTAGAATTCTTCCTCCTTGCTTGTCAGGGATAATATACAAAATTACACAAGCAATAATTGAGATTACTGTATCTGATAATCCTTGAATTCCATCAAATAAAAACGTGCGGAAAATCCAAAAGAAGACAGTTAATGCAAAAACGACAGAAACAACTTTTTCTTCATAAGACATTTTACCTAATTTTTTAATTTCACTATCAATATAGTCTTTTCCTTTTTCAAGCTGTTTCTTATCATATTTATAAAAAACATTATTCAAAATAAAGATAACAACAACCAATTGAAGTAGTGCTAGGGGAAATTCAAAAAGCATAAATTGAGCAAATGGAATCTCAAATCCTAATAATTCACCCGCAAATGCTGAAAGCGAGATATTGGTTGGTGTTCCAATCAAGGTCATAGAGCCCCCAATAATAGCTCCAAAAGCAACAGCCCAAACAGATGATTTTCTAAATTTTTGTGCATCTGATTCATTTGTTGGATCTTCTTCTAAGATAAGATCTGTCATTTTACTACCCATTGCTAAAGCAATTGGTAATAACATCAATGCGGTCGCAGTATTTGATACCCACATTGAAATAAATGTCGCTGCTAACAATAACCCAATAATTAATCGGTTTAAGCTTGTTCCAACAATCCCAATAATGTTTAATGCAATACGATTATGCAGATTCCATTTTTCTAATGCTAATGCAATCGCAAATCCGCCAAAAAACATAAAAATTGTATTATTCCCATAAGCAGAAGCTGTTTCACCAGCACTCAAAGCACCTGTCAAAGGGAATAAAAATAATGGAACTAAACCTGTAATCCCTGTATTAATTGATTCAAAAATCCACCATGATCCCATAAGCGCTAATGTTGCTAAAACACCTACACCAGATTGTGATAACGTACCAAAGGGGATAAACCAGTAAATCAAAATAAATAAGACGATACCTAAAACAAATCCAAATAATTGACCTTTAGTATATGATTGTTTTGTTTTCATAAATTTTACCTATTCCTTTTTCTCAAAATGATCAATATAACGTTGTTGTGCCACTTTTATCGCTCCTGCAATTGATGGGGCAGAAGGTATAAAAAGATTAGCTTCAACGGTTTTTAAAATTTCATCAAGATCATCAACAAAATTCATACCGACTAACATTCTTCTAAAATAATCTTGTGCTAACTGTGTTACAAATGTACATTCTGCTTTAACAATGATGTGTGAGGTACGGTTGACTTCGAACATCACACCTACAACAGCACTTTCTTCATACATTACTGTTCCTTTGGGTAATCTAGTATATCCTGAGACGAATACAGTATCTAAAATTCGCATTTAATTACCTCCATATTTTAATTTAGATTCTAAAGAGACCGGCTTAAAAACATTTCCACTCCTTTCTAAAACAAAACAAAAAACCACAGAGTTATCCCTTAAAAAAAGAATTACTCCATGGTTTTACTCATTATAAATTGATTTAATGTCTCTATAAATAGAACACACTAAGGTTTACAATGCAGCCCCTGAAATTTCTTATAGCAAACGCTACCATCACAATAATTATACAAAATGTAAAGGTGTTATGCATTAAAATATGGTTAGATTTTTATTAATATTAATTAATCTTGTTTTTTAGAAAAATCTCGATTTCGTTTACAACATCATCACGTCTTGTAAACACTAAATTATAGTGATTAGCTGGTGTATGGAATACAGTAATGTCCTTGATTGACTCAATTGTTTTTGTATAATGCTCATCTAAAAACAAGGGTGGATTTGAACCAATATTTCCTTCACAAATAATCAATAAGACAGGAACATTAATTGTTTGTCCATATTTACTAATGTCAAATTCCCAGAAAGTTGACCAATCTTCACGTATTGTTGCTTCTTCAGCTTTATTTTCCCAGTAATCACCATGATCCTTAATTTCATAAGTTAAAACA
This window of the Fundicoccus culcitae genome carries:
- a CDS encoding SLC13 family permease, which gives rise to MKTKQSYTKGQLFGFVLGIVLFILIYWFIPFGTLSQSGVGVLATLALMGSWWIFESINTGITGLVPLFLFPLTGALSAGETASAYGNNTIFMFFGGFAIALALEKWNLHNRIALNIIGIVGTSLNRLIIGLLLAATFISMWVSNTATALMLLPIALAMGSKMTDLILEEDPTNESDAQKFRKSSVWAVAFGAIIGGSMTLIGTPTNISLSAFAGELLGFEIPFAQFMLFEFPLALLQLVVVIFILNNVFYKYDKKQLEKGKDYIDSEIKKLGKMSYEEKVVSVVFALTVFFWIFRTFLFDGIQGLSDTVISIIACVILYIIPDKQGGRILNNDSVSKMPWAVILMLMGGMAVAAGFTGTDLASWLGEQLLLFEGASEFTMVAIVTGFSLLVTQIAPNTATGTIVIPIAASIAQTMGYDPFMLMTAAALGAGFAATVPSGTPLMGIIYGQGDFEMSELIKVGTPFVLASFVGIILVVYFWLPIVF
- a CDS encoding carboxymuconolactone decarboxylase family protein; the encoded protein is MSAIDYFKEVYGQVPNWVQVMHDYNPKMLEYYTQFRSEAFKTDVLTDVEKDVLIAAVNAGKLYDRTMVAHTEAGTIKGLTFEELVEYFLVSYVYGGFKSLEISLKAIAAHLQLADGIKFEIKPTYQSVEEILEEIIKQTPTKNHSFLQKVLNGLNEGELVRDLIFEKGFVTKEKKYVAYVGMYITEMRGKDAEQAIVEAKANGVTDAELVDLGFVIIFTAGIPTWFELSDHLDTK
- a CDS encoding DUF3870 domain-containing protein, with the translated sequence MRILDTVFVSGYTRLPKGTVMYEESAVVGVMFEVNRTSHIIVKAECTFVTQLAQDYFRRMLVGMNFVDDLDEILKTVEANLFIPSAPSIAGAIKVAQQRYIDHFEKKE
- a CDS encoding muconate/chloromuconate family cycloisomerase, with protein sequence MTIKDFKTYILDMETVRPHQLSMTTITSQAIIVGRAIDEDGTEGWSEVANIGGIAYGEQTPEAIKVNIDSYLKDLVIGREASDFNRIMWEINHFAKGNNYSKAVVEGALIDLAARQKNVPAYELLGGKIHQSIPLAWTLASGNTERDIEEAKHLLEIRRHKIFKLKIGKGDPDENVEHVRKIIEAVGEQAKITVDINQAWDEDTSVRCIKKLEEYGVNMIEQPVPVWNYEAMSRLTERFDVPIMADESSTYVNDVFRIAKNRAGNSIALKPCKHGGLLETKKVAGIAEGAGLGLYGGTMIESSLGSAMALSVYSTIHDFEFGTELFGQFLYKDRITVEELEVKDFELVVPDGPGFGLTVDIEKVKKYAREFY
- a CDS encoding short-chain fatty acid transporter, which codes for MNNTSSTGNSTNPNKSWFRKITDGLVYIMQEYLPSSYVLALLLALIVFIVGLVFTDSSFMDMVNYSGEGFFELLGFTMQMVLILVTGHAFANSPIILRILRRLARIPKNRVSAVVFTSFVSYIATYLHWGFGLVAGALLAKEIATINYGKKIHYPILVAAAYSGNIARGPSSSIFLGPTSPGHAAEHITGIIPLSDTLLMPLNVVMTILLLIVIPLVYHFMVPSAEESIEIDASIIEADRRAQEESGNAKGAKTSIADRFDNSKIILMLFAGILLIYLVGYFSEAGFLGLDINSIILIFMVLGMFAHGTPNNYANAIKTATATADSMILQFPIYAAIMVMLRETGLASTISQFFIDISSANTLPLFTFYSSSLINFFIPSGGGLWAIQGPIALEAAVELGASVEATMVGLAWGDTWSSQIQPFWALPLLAIAGLDVKDIMGYCSMIFFVSGIIISVFLLIM